One Mobula birostris isolate sMobBir1 chromosome 4, sMobBir1.hap1, whole genome shotgun sequence DNA window includes the following coding sequences:
- the LOC140196113 gene encoding sepiapterin reductase-like: MAEFPRLPGRCLCIVTGASRGLGRALALALSRSLQPDSRLVLVARSGDALRELESEAAGAGLRLSRVEADLSEEPGLQRVLRAVSEAREADGAPDRLLLVNNAGSLGDISKSVVDFTKPAEVSSYMDFNFTSATCLTALLLKAFPRRENFRRTVINISSLCAIQPFKSWSLYCAGKAAREMVFSVLAAEEPDVRVLNYAPGPLDTGMQEQARTETKDPEVRQTFETMHRQGQLVDCRKSARKLMDILARDEFKSGAHVDYFDE, translated from the exons ATGGCTGAATTTCCGCGGCTGCCGGGCCGGTGCTTGTGCATCGTCACCGGGGCGTCCCGGGGTCTGGGCCGGGCGCTGGCTCTAGCGCTGTCCCGCAGCCTGCAGCCCGACTCCCGCCTGGTGCTGGTGGCCAGGTCCGGGGACGCGCTGCGGGAGCTGGAGAGCGAGGCGGCGGGGGCCGGCCTGCGGCTGAGCCGTGTGGAGGCGGACCTGAGCGAGGAGCCGGGGCTCCAGCGAGTCCTGAGAGCGGTGAGCGAGGCCCGGGAGGCGGATGGAGCTCCGGACCGGCTGCTGCTCGTCAACAACGCGG GCTCTCTGGGCGACATCTCGAAGTCTGTTGTGGATTTTACCAAGCCTGCTGAGGTCTCCAGTTACATGGACTTCAACTTCACCTCAGCCACATGCCTCACCGCCTTACTGCTCAAGGCCTTCCCCAGACGGGAGAACTTCCGCCGCACAGTGATTAACATCAGCTCACTCTGCGCCATCCAGCCCTTCAAATCGTGGTCGCTGTACTGCGCAGGGAAGGCGGCTCGGGAGATGGTGTTCAGTGTCCTTGCAGCCGAAGAGCCCGACGTGAGGGTGCTTAATTATGCCCCAG GGCCCCTGGACACTGGTATGCAGGAGCAGGCTCGGACAGAGACCAAGGACCCGGAGGTACGCCAGACCTTCGAGACCATGCACCGGCAGGGGCAGTTGGTCGATTGCCGGAAATCTGCCCGGAAGCTGATGGACATCCTGGCGAGGGATGAGTTTAAGTCCGGAGCTCACGTCGACTACTTCGATGAGTAA